Proteins encoded by one window of Brevibacterium atlanticum:
- a CDS encoding helix-turn-helix transcriptional regulator: MEVQTSDLKQVRKAAGLTQAQLAQLTGVSRQTIIATERGDYAPSVYLALRIARALETTVEEIFSLKEEPS, translated from the coding sequence ATGGAAGTTCAGACCTCGGACCTCAAACAGGTTCGCAAGGCCGCTGGGCTCACTCAGGCCCAGCTGGCACAGCTCACCGGGGTCTCGCGCCAGACGATCATCGCGACCGAACGCGGGGACTACGCCCCGAGCGTCTACCTGGCACTGCGCATCGCCCGCGCACTCGAGACCACCGTCGAAGAGATCTTCTCGCTGAAGGAGGAACCATCATGA
- the pgm gene encoding phosphoglucomutase (alpha-D-glucose-1,6-bisphosphate-dependent) — translation MTTRAGQLAQDRDLVDIPALLDSYHDLVPDPTVPSQAVSFGTSGHRGSSFNRSFNEAHIAAITAAIVDFRRDKGIHGPIFLGRDTHALSEPAFLTVLEVLAAAEVPALIDERDGFTPTPAVSHAILGFNAGKSRDDAQADGIIVTPSHNPPADGGIKYNPPHGGPAGTETTTWIAERANAYLANGWEKIPRTAFQRAFHLGNTENFDYVSNYVDDLGSIIDLDIIRSSGLKIGADPLGGASVDYWAAIAEDYDLNLDVVHPDVDPTWSFMTLDWDENIRMDCSSPFAMAGLINSRGDYDIATGNDADADRHGIVTPDAGLMNPNHYLAAAIDYLLETRTDWPSGVGIGKTLVTSSIVDRIVSAHDRTLFEVPVGFKWFVPGLLDSTLAFGGEESAGASFLRRDGRVWSTDKDGIILALLAAEMTAKTGQTPSQRYDGLAANHGTSAYARQDAPATREQKARLGALEAAQVSAKTVGGEAVTSVLTSAPGNNAPIGGLKVTTDNAWFAVRPSGTEDVYKIYAESLRDEDHLRAVQHDARTLVDGVLK, via the coding sequence ATGACTACTCGCGCCGGCCAGTTGGCCCAGGATCGGGATCTCGTGGACATCCCCGCCCTCCTCGACTCGTACCATGATCTGGTTCCCGACCCCACAGTGCCGTCGCAGGCGGTGAGCTTCGGGACCTCGGGCCACCGCGGTTCGAGCTTCAATCGGTCATTCAACGAGGCTCACATCGCCGCGATCACCGCCGCGATCGTCGACTTCCGCCGCGACAAAGGCATCCACGGGCCGATCTTCCTCGGCCGCGACACCCACGCTCTGAGCGAGCCCGCGTTCCTCACCGTTCTCGAGGTGCTCGCCGCCGCCGAGGTGCCCGCCCTCATCGACGAACGCGATGGCTTCACCCCGACCCCCGCCGTCTCCCATGCGATCCTCGGCTTCAACGCCGGGAAGTCGCGAGACGACGCGCAGGCCGACGGAATCATCGTCACCCCCAGCCACAACCCGCCTGCCGACGGCGGCATCAAGTACAACCCGCCGCACGGCGGACCGGCCGGCACCGAGACCACGACATGGATCGCCGAACGCGCGAACGCCTACCTCGCCAACGGGTGGGAGAAGATTCCGCGCACCGCGTTCCAGCGAGCCTTCCACCTGGGGAACACCGAGAACTTCGACTACGTCTCGAACTACGTCGACGACCTCGGGTCCATCATCGATCTCGACATCATCCGCTCGTCCGGGCTGAAGATCGGCGCGGATCCGCTCGGCGGAGCCAGCGTCGACTATTGGGCGGCGATCGCCGAGGATTACGACCTCAACCTCGATGTCGTCCACCCCGATGTCGACCCCACCTGGTCATTCATGACCCTGGACTGGGATGAGAACATCCGCATGGACTGCTCGTCGCCGTTCGCGATGGCCGGACTCATCAACTCCCGCGGGGACTACGACATTGCCACGGGCAACGACGCCGACGCCGACCGCCACGGCATAGTCACCCCCGACGCGGGTCTGATGAACCCCAACCACTATCTGGCCGCCGCCATCGACTATCTGCTCGAGACCCGGACCGACTGGCCCTCAGGCGTCGGAATCGGCAAGACATTGGTCACCTCATCGATCGTCGACCGCATCGTCTCAGCCCATGACAGGACGCTGTTCGAAGTGCCCGTCGGATTCAAATGGTTCGTGCCCGGCCTCCTCGACTCGACGCTGGCCTTCGGCGGCGAGGAATCGGCGGGCGCATCGTTCCTGCGCCGCGACGGACGCGTATGGTCGACGGACAAGGACGGCATCATCCTTGCCCTGCTCGCGGCCGAAATGACGGCGAAGACAGGGCAGACTCCCTCGCAGCGCTACGACGGCCTGGCTGCCAACCACGGCACCAGCGCCTACGCCCGTCAGGACGCCCCCGCCACCCGCGAGCAGAAGGCCCGGCTCGGCGCCCTCGAAGCCGCCCAGGTGAGCGCGAAGACCGTCGGCGGGGAAGCAGTCACCTCGGTGCTCACCTCGGCGCCGGGCAACAACGCCCCCATCGGCGGTCTCAAGGTCACCACGGACAACGCCTGGTTCGCCGTGCGCCCCTCGGGCACGGAGGACGTGTACAAGATCTACGCCGAATCCCTGCGCGACGAGGACCACCTGCGGGCAGTTCAGCACGACGCCCGGACCCTGGTCGACGGGGTTCTGAAGTAG
- a CDS encoding GntP family permease — protein sequence MADWLTVLHTLITVAGVIVLILALKINPLFALLIGAGYLGLVTGQGFGPTAEIIATGFGNIMAEIGLLIVFGVLLGKLLAKLGAIEGLVAALMAVSGKRFAPYALGVTSGTVLQSIFSDVIFVITAPVGRSVAGRIGRAGTGIVSAAMCAGILFGLTMMIPSVGSLALSSLLEIPIPRFLAFGIITAILGIVITIGIMKTLFLRFGFWNAATDEETYAGSIDDSAPEEDAPRRLPLWLTISPVFLALVLIASESILTNMSIDIPIMDFFGAPTIAMFCATFMAYVLLLVHRGNECVTTTLKSGFAASGEILALTGLGGSLAEMVKSIGLGDILGSMFEADAASPILLAWLLAVVLHTAIGSVSVASITAAGFLAPVAASTGVDPVLIALAAASGSLFLMTVHSNFFWMVKTMLGQTTKGAVKSVSVTTSVGSVVGLGLVYVWSIFL from the coding sequence ATGGCCGACTGGCTGACAGTACTGCACACCCTCATCACCGTGGCCGGAGTCATCGTGTTGATTCTGGCGCTGAAGATCAACCCGCTCTTCGCGCTCCTTATCGGAGCCGGCTACCTGGGGCTTGTGACAGGCCAGGGATTCGGCCCGACAGCCGAGATCATAGCGACCGGCTTCGGGAACATCATGGCCGAAATCGGGTTGCTCATCGTCTTCGGTGTGCTACTCGGCAAACTGTTGGCGAAACTGGGCGCGATCGAGGGATTGGTCGCCGCGCTGATGGCTGTCTCCGGCAAGCGGTTCGCGCCCTATGCATTGGGTGTGACGAGCGGAACCGTGCTGCAGTCGATCTTCTCTGACGTGATCTTCGTGATCACAGCTCCAGTAGGACGATCGGTCGCCGGGCGCATCGGACGTGCGGGCACCGGAATAGTCTCGGCGGCGATGTGCGCGGGCATTCTGTTCGGGTTGACGATGATGATCCCCAGCGTCGGATCCTTGGCTCTGAGCTCGCTGCTCGAGATCCCGATTCCGCGCTTCTTGGCCTTCGGCATCATCACAGCAATCCTCGGCATCGTCATCACCATCGGCATCATGAAGACGCTGTTCCTCCGTTTCGGATTCTGGAATGCCGCGACCGATGAGGAAACTTACGCCGGCTCGATCGACGATTCCGCACCTGAGGAGGACGCGCCTCGGCGTCTTCCCCTGTGGCTGACGATCAGCCCGGTGTTCCTTGCGCTCGTGCTCATTGCCTCAGAATCGATCCTGACGAACATGTCGATTGACATTCCGATCATGGACTTCTTCGGCGCCCCCACAATCGCCATGTTCTGCGCGACGTTTATGGCCTATGTTCTGCTTCTCGTGCACAGAGGCAACGAATGCGTGACGACGACTCTGAAATCAGGATTCGCCGCGAGCGGAGAGATCTTGGCCCTCACCGGGCTGGGAGGATCCTTGGCTGAGATGGTGAAGTCCATCGGTCTGGGGGACATTTTGGGGAGCATGTTCGAAGCGGATGCTGCGTCTCCGATCCTCCTCGCATGGCTTCTCGCCGTAGTCCTGCATACGGCGATCGGGTCCGTGTCGGTTGCCTCGATCACAGCCGCCGGATTTCTTGCTCCCGTGGCGGCGTCGACCGGTGTCGACCCGGTGCTCATCGCTCTTGCAGCCGCCTCGGGGTCGCTCTTTCTCATGACCGTGCACAGCAACTTCTTCTGGATGGTCAAGACGATGCTCGGGCAGACGACGAAGGGCGCCGTGAAATCCGTCAGCGTGACGACGAGCGTCGGAAGTGTCGTCGGCCTTGGGCTCGTCTACGTCTGGTCGATATTTCTCTGA
- a CDS encoding MFS transporter: MFTNYREILSLPGALKFSLAGLVARMPIAVLGLGIVLFIQGVTGSYGLAGIVSAVYMIVQALAGPGIARLVDRHGQSRIMAPIVVVHLAALTLLIVSVYGDWWPGLIFLFAGIGGATVGSVGSLVRSRWSHIVDTPKKLQTAFSWESVADELMFVSGPVLATVLSTAVWPPAGIILSMITVGVGSLLLYVQKATEPPPVERTTEAKGHVVSNPGILAIIFVNIFLGVNFGAIDVIAVAFADELGVKSTAGVLLSCLALGSLVSGALYGARSWKAAVHHRFGVAVSCLAVGACLMLLANSMVTFGIILVIVGSAIAPSLIGANSVIEQLAPPRRLTEAFAWLGTSLGFGVAFGSAIAGNIIDAADAKTAMLLPAGCAVLGAVIALSLLKLLNPKRSSHEARLEKDRRRVKVEE; the protein is encoded by the coding sequence GTGTTCACCAACTATCGGGAGATTCTGTCGCTTCCCGGTGCTCTCAAGTTCTCCTTGGCCGGTCTCGTGGCCCGCATGCCCATCGCAGTTCTCGGGCTGGGAATCGTCCTCTTCATTCAGGGCGTGACCGGGTCCTACGGTCTGGCGGGCATCGTCTCCGCCGTGTACATGATCGTCCAAGCCCTTGCCGGCCCCGGGATCGCGCGACTCGTCGACCGTCACGGGCAGTCGCGGATCATGGCGCCCATCGTCGTCGTCCACCTCGCGGCACTGACGCTGCTCATCGTCTCTGTCTACGGGGACTGGTGGCCGGGCCTGATCTTCCTCTTCGCCGGCATCGGCGGGGCCACCGTCGGCTCCGTCGGATCGCTCGTGCGTTCGCGCTGGTCACACATCGTGGACACGCCGAAGAAGCTGCAGACCGCGTTCTCGTGGGAGTCCGTCGCCGATGAGCTGATGTTCGTGTCCGGGCCGGTGCTGGCCACGGTGCTCTCGACCGCAGTGTGGCCGCCGGCGGGCATCATCCTCTCGATGATCACCGTCGGTGTGGGATCGCTGCTGCTCTACGTTCAGAAGGCGACCGAACCGCCGCCGGTCGAGCGGACGACCGAAGCCAAGGGCCACGTGGTCTCGAACCCGGGCATCCTCGCGATCATCTTTGTCAACATCTTCCTCGGTGTGAACTTCGGTGCGATCGACGTCATCGCCGTCGCCTTCGCCGACGAGCTCGGTGTGAAGTCCACGGCCGGCGTGCTGCTGTCCTGCCTGGCTCTGGGGTCACTGGTGTCCGGCGCTCTGTACGGGGCCCGGAGCTGGAAGGCCGCCGTGCACCACCGCTTCGGTGTCGCGGTGTCCTGCCTGGCCGTCGGCGCGTGCCTGATGCTGCTGGCGAATTCGATGGTCACCTTCGGCATCATCCTCGTCATCGTCGGCTCGGCGATCGCCCCGAGCCTCATCGGAGCGAACTCGGTCATCGAACAGCTCGCCCCGCCTCGTCGCCTGACCGAGGCCTTCGCGTGGCTCGGGACCTCATTGGGCTTCGGCGTCGCGTTCGGGTCGGCGATCGCCGGCAACATCATCGATGCCGCCGATGCGAAGACCGCGATGCTGCTGCCCGCCGGTTGCGCTGTGCTCGGAGCAGTGATTGCGCTGTCGCTGCTCAAACTCCTCAACCCCAAGCGGTCGAGTCACGAGGCGCGACTGGAGAAGGACCGCCGGAGGGTCAAGGTCGAGGAGTAG
- a CDS encoding MFS transporter: MMTTESAVHETEERRSWAPMVGLFLAQVLMSFNVAALPISLGGMVEDFGVPPTVASSTIVVYGLAVAALVMTGAKLGQRVGWVLIFRVVLVVFAASSLLMIFSHTVTWVIAGQLLAGAAAAIIVPALVALIAENYRGAQQAAAVGSLGSARAFSGMSAFLIGGTLGTFVGWRPIFFITLGLAVVVFALTFTLKSDRGDASIRIDFVASALIGAAVVLLTMGFNNLNGWGIIRAEEAALFAIAGLSPAPVFIVVGIVLGQLFFMWTKKRKAAGKVPLVDISVLGRPSERAAVYAMFVIVAMEAAVNFTVPTYIQVVQGRTPFDTSLAMLPFNLTVFVTATLIVRFYKRYAPRTIALFSFGLTTAALVWLAFVVTNNWETLPTILGLIVFGIGQGALVTLVFNVLVTAAPKHLAGDVGSIRGTAQNLASAVGTAVMGALLVTVLSTGLASAADDHPDLPPELVAQVDLDNANFVSNDELRELLSGTTATPEQIEHAVDLNSQQRLRTLKLGFLILAGISLAAALPASRLPKYRPDEIPDPAR; encoded by the coding sequence ATGATGACCACCGAGTCCGCAGTGCACGAGACGGAGGAGCGGCGGTCCTGGGCCCCGATGGTCGGGCTCTTCCTCGCCCAGGTCCTCATGTCCTTCAACGTCGCGGCGCTGCCGATCTCCTTAGGCGGAATGGTCGAGGACTTCGGTGTTCCGCCCACGGTCGCCTCGTCGACGATCGTCGTCTACGGTCTCGCCGTCGCTGCACTCGTGATGACCGGCGCGAAGCTGGGACAGCGCGTCGGATGGGTGCTCATCTTCCGGGTGGTGCTCGTCGTCTTCGCGGCCTCCTCGCTGCTGATGATCTTCTCGCACACCGTCACCTGGGTCATCGCCGGGCAGCTGCTCGCCGGCGCTGCGGCTGCGATCATCGTCCCGGCGCTGGTCGCGCTCATCGCGGAGAACTACCGCGGTGCCCAACAGGCGGCTGCCGTCGGGTCGTTGGGCTCGGCGCGGGCGTTCTCGGGGATGAGCGCGTTCCTCATCGGCGGCACGCTGGGTACCTTCGTGGGGTGGCGGCCGATCTTCTTCATCACGCTGGGCCTTGCCGTCGTCGTCTTCGCCCTGACCTTCACACTCAAGTCCGATCGGGGTGATGCCTCGATCCGGATCGACTTCGTCGCCTCGGCTCTCATCGGTGCGGCCGTCGTGCTGCTGACGATGGGGTTCAACAACCTCAATGGGTGGGGCATCATCCGCGCCGAGGAGGCGGCGCTGTTCGCGATCGCCGGGCTGTCCCCGGCGCCGGTGTTCATCGTCGTCGGCATCGTGCTCGGACAGCTGTTCTTCATGTGGACGAAGAAACGGAAGGCAGCTGGGAAGGTCCCGCTCGTCGACATCAGCGTGCTCGGGCGGCCCAGTGAACGTGCGGCCGTCTACGCCATGTTCGTCATCGTCGCGATGGAAGCCGCCGTGAACTTCACGGTCCCGACCTATATTCAGGTCGTACAGGGGCGCACGCCCTTCGACACTTCGCTGGCGATGCTGCCGTTCAACCTCACGGTCTTCGTCACCGCCACGCTCATCGTCCGCTTCTACAAGCGCTACGCCCCACGCACCATTGCGCTGTTCTCGTTCGGGCTGACGACCGCCGCACTGGTGTGGTTGGCGTTCGTCGTGACGAACAACTGGGAGACGCTGCCGACCATCCTCGGACTCATCGTCTTCGGCATCGGCCAGGGTGCCTTGGTGACTTTGGTCTTCAACGTCCTGGTCACGGCCGCTCCGAAGCACCTGGCCGGTGACGTCGGGTCGATCCGCGGAACGGCGCAGAATCTCGCTTCGGCCGTCGGTACCGCGGTGATGGGGGCCCTGCTGGTCACGGTGCTGTCGACCGGGCTGGCATCGGCCGCCGATGATCATCCCGATCTCCCGCCGGAGCTCGTCGCCCAGGTCGACCTCGACAATGCCAACTTCGTCAGCAACGACGAACTGCGGGAGCTCCTCTCTGGCACGACAGCAACCCCGGAGCAGATCGAGCACGCAGTGGACCTGAACTCGCAGCAGCGTCTGCGCACTCTCAAGCTCGGATTCCTCATCCTCGCCGGGATCAGCCTGGCGGCAGCACTGCCGGCCTCACGCCTGCCGAAGTATCGGCCGGACGAGATTCCGGATCCGGCGAGATGA
- a CDS encoding LCP family protein → MTDNTTFDDLFDHQPEEQQRPRKKKRVWRKVLVILLIIVILGVLGIGLYVWNVGRSFDDNANRLSDEQVFGKQKKGDGQDGGTNILLLGSDEPMDKVDVNDSRGLRSDTIMVMHLPKDGGNVQVMSIPRDSYVDIEGHGKAKINAALSYGGLPLAVSTVSDFIGTDLDHVAIIDFEGFKALTDSLGGVTVNSEQAFEKNGYTFAQGENVLDGDQALTFVRERKSFKDGDFQRARNQQAFIRGLTNEMISADTLSNPKKIQDMVKNFAPYMYVDSGLDAKYISSTAFDMRDVRPGDIEFFTAPVSGVGTSPDGQSIVNVDEGELKKLRESFKNDTVADYVQNAPEAHL, encoded by the coding sequence ATGACGGACAACACCACCTTCGACGATCTCTTCGACCACCAACCCGAGGAGCAGCAGCGACCGCGGAAGAAGAAGCGCGTCTGGCGCAAGGTCCTCGTGATCCTGCTCATCATCGTCATCCTCGGCGTGCTCGGCATCGGACTCTATGTGTGGAACGTCGGTCGGTCGTTCGACGACAACGCCAACCGGCTGAGCGATGAGCAGGTCTTCGGCAAGCAGAAGAAGGGCGACGGACAGGACGGCGGCACGAACATCCTGCTGCTCGGCTCCGATGAGCCGATGGACAAGGTCGACGTCAACGATTCGCGCGGCCTGCGCTCGGACACGATCATGGTCATGCACCTGCCCAAGGACGGCGGCAACGTCCAGGTCATGTCGATCCCGCGCGACAGCTACGTCGACATCGAAGGCCACGGCAAGGCGAAGATCAATGCGGCCCTGTCCTACGGCGGTCTGCCGCTGGCCGTGTCGACGGTCTCGGACTTCATCGGCACGGATCTCGATCACGTGGCGATCATCGACTTCGAGGGGTTCAAAGCCCTGACCGACAGCCTCGGCGGGGTGACCGTGAACTCCGAGCAGGCCTTCGAGAAGAACGGCTACACCTTCGCCCAGGGCGAGAACGTGCTCGACGGTGATCAGGCGCTGACCTTCGTGCGCGAGCGCAAGTCGTTCAAGGACGGCGACTTCCAGCGTGCGCGCAATCAACAGGCGTTCATCCGCGGGCTGACGAACGAGATGATCTCCGCCGACACCCTGTCGAACCCGAAGAAGATCCAGGACATGGTGAAGAACTTCGCTCCGTACATGTACGTTGATTCGGGCCTGGACGCGAAGTACATCTCCTCGACCGCCTTCGACATGCGCGACGTCCGCCCTGGTGACATCGAGTTCTTCACCGCTCCCGTGTCGGGCGTGGGCACATCCCCGGACGGTCAGTCGATCGTCAACGTCGATGAGGGCGAGCTGAAGAAGCTCCGCGAGTCGTTCAAGAACGACACCGTCGCCGACTACGTGCAGAACGCCCCGGAGGCGCACCTGTAA
- the glsA gene encoding glutaminase A yields MVGAETESIRQRAFTGGLPTDAFIDATLADIHQRYRGLDDGEVADYIPILAEADPSRFGLSLIESAGAVHEIGDADLEFSIQSISKAFVFALVCGSRSTELVHERVGVNNTGLPFNSVMAIELNDGKPLNSMVNAGAIATTALMPGATSAERWENIRSGLSRFAGRQLRLDGRVYQSEMEANQRNKALARLLESYGRIITDPLDTVDIYTRQCSLLVTAHDLAVMGATLADGGINPLTGSRVVSAEVARDTLALLASCGMYENSGEWLFEIGLPAKSGVSGGIVAIAPGKGALGTYSPRSDSAGNSVRGQRACFHISRALGMNLFASDAVTQRPRKGR; encoded by the coding sequence ATGGTCGGGGCCGAGACGGAATCGATCAGACAGCGTGCATTCACCGGCGGCCTGCCCACCGACGCATTCATCGATGCGACCTTGGCCGATATCCACCAGCGCTACCGCGGACTCGACGACGGAGAGGTCGCCGACTACATTCCGATCCTCGCCGAGGCTGACCCGAGTCGGTTCGGTCTCAGCCTCATCGAATCGGCCGGGGCCGTGCATGAGATCGGCGATGCCGACCTCGAGTTCTCCATCCAGTCGATCTCGAAGGCCTTCGTCTTCGCCCTCGTCTGCGGGTCCCGCAGCACCGAGCTCGTCCACGAACGCGTGGGTGTGAACAACACGGGACTCCCGTTCAACTCGGTGATGGCCATCGAACTCAACGACGGCAAACCGCTGAACTCGATGGTCAACGCCGGCGCCATCGCCACGACCGCACTCATGCCCGGGGCCACCTCGGCGGAGAGATGGGAGAATATCCGTTCCGGTCTCTCTCGGTTCGCCGGCCGGCAGCTGCGCCTCGACGGTCGGGTCTACCAGTCGGAGATGGAAGCGAACCAGCGCAATAAAGCTCTGGCCAGGCTGCTCGAGAGCTACGGTCGCATCATCACCGACCCGCTCGACACCGTCGACATCTACACCCGGCAGTGTTCGCTGCTGGTGACCGCCCACGACCTCGCGGTGATGGGCGCGACGTTGGCCGACGGCGGAATCAACCCGCTGACCGGCTCTCGCGTCGTCTCCGCCGAGGTCGCCCGCGACACGTTGGCCCTCCTCGCCTCGTGCGGGATGTACGAGAACAGCGGGGAGTGGCTCTTCGAAATCGGTCTGCCTGCGAAATCCGGGGTCTCCGGCGGCATCGTCGCCATCGCCCCGGGCAAGGGTGCATTGGGCACCTATTCGCCGAGGTCGGACTCCGCCGGCAACAGTGTGCGCGGTCAGCGCGCCTGCTTCCACATCTCCCGTGCGCTGGGGATGAACCTCTTCGCCTCGGATGCTGTCACGCAACGCCCACGGAAAGGACGATGA
- a CDS encoding GntR family transcriptional regulator: MAPSQATDSLIDSPSLAELAAVKISELVFRGEIGPDDRVVEEHLCSRLGVSRAPVREGLRILEGSGLVVRRPRAGVRVASLSQNDVFEILTFREGLEQMAVTHLYRFTDDIASVDTTELDSALEKLADEFENGDDEFGRIEASYAFHTELVRLCGNTRIVASYRQITMQVKLCMSLNLRRLNTVESPSENVARHRELRGAVLSGDVNSALEAISGHGHDTFAREFLDTLPGGTARSAQWLDTRG, encoded by the coding sequence ATGGCACCATCACAGGCGACTGACTCGCTCATCGACAGTCCAAGCTTGGCGGAGCTCGCGGCGGTCAAGATCAGTGAATTGGTATTCCGCGGGGAAATAGGGCCTGACGATCGCGTGGTCGAGGAACATCTCTGCAGTCGCCTCGGAGTCTCCCGGGCGCCTGTCCGTGAGGGCCTGAGGATCCTTGAAGGCTCCGGACTCGTAGTCCGACGTCCGCGTGCCGGCGTCCGAGTCGCCAGCCTCAGTCAGAATGACGTCTTCGAAATCCTCACCTTCCGCGAGGGCCTGGAGCAGATGGCCGTCACTCACCTTTACCGTTTCACCGACGACATTGCCTCGGTGGACACGACAGAGCTGGACTCGGCGCTCGAGAAGCTCGCTGATGAGTTCGAGAACGGTGACGATGAGTTCGGCCGCATCGAGGCCAGTTACGCCTTCCACACTGAGCTGGTCAGACTCTGCGGCAACACTCGGATAGTCGCTAGCTATAGACAGATCACCATGCAGGTCAAGCTTTGCATGTCGCTGAATCTCCGCCGCCTCAACACCGTCGAGAGTCCGAGCGAAAACGTTGCCAGGCACCGCGAGCTGCGTGGCGCCGTACTGTCCGGCGATGTCAACTCGGCGCTCGAGGCTATCAGCGGCCACGGTCATGACACTTTCGCCAGGGAATTCCTGGACACCCTCCCCGGGGGGACCGCGCGCTCCGCTCAGTGGCTCGATACTCGAGGTTGA
- the dld gene encoding D-lactate dehydrogenase, producing the protein MLGSQRKYSSPAVSAFIDIMGSRHVLTSARATAPYAKGNRFGGGNVLAVLRPGSLVDMWRALQVCVDHDLIVIPQSANTGLTGGSGPGDQDYDREIVIISTLRINQIHLINDAREAVCLAGSTLYELEDALAAHGREPHSVIGSSSIGASVIGGIANNSGGSQIRKGPAFTEHAIFARVTADGKLELVNHLGISLGEDPAHILDKLQRGHWDPSDVTPPPEDTFETDYADHVREIVDSPARYNANPKFLHEASGSAGKLMVFAVRTRTFPKVKDTTTFYIGTNSPAELEELRRKILTSDRPLPISGEYMGRPSFDLAEKYGKDTFVSVKHAGSREQIKLFALKNWANGVFAKMPFFGETVADTIAQRAFGLLPQQLPKRMLEFRDRFEHHLLLVVAGEEKAATEEFLNSFFAEAAHEGDFFICTSDEAKSAMLHRFGAASAATRYFNLNREDSSEMITFDVALRRDEEDWLEVLPDEIADQLHISSYYGHFFCHVLHQDHVAKKGVDPVALKKQMMKLLEARGAAVPAEHNYGRLYHVPETMEAHFKELDPCNVFNPGFGETSPHKNWA; encoded by the coding sequence ATGTTAGGAAGTCAGCGTAAGTATTCATCACCGGCGGTCAGCGCCTTCATCGACATCATGGGTTCACGCCACGTGCTCACCTCGGCGCGAGCGACGGCACCCTATGCGAAGGGCAACCGCTTCGGCGGCGGCAACGTGCTCGCGGTGCTGCGGCCCGGCAGCCTCGTTGATATGTGGCGGGCACTGCAGGTATGCGTCGACCACGACCTCATCGTCATCCCCCAGTCGGCGAACACCGGCCTGACCGGGGGATCGGGGCCCGGCGATCAGGACTACGACCGCGAGATCGTCATCATCTCCACCCTGCGCATCAACCAGATCCACCTCATCAACGACGCTCGTGAGGCCGTATGCCTGGCCGGATCGACGCTCTACGAACTCGAGGACGCACTCGCCGCGCACGGTCGTGAGCCGCATTCGGTCATCGGCTCGTCCTCGATCGGTGCCTCGGTCATCGGCGGCATCGCGAACAACTCCGGCGGCAGCCAGATCCGCAAAGGCCCGGCCTTCACGGAACACGCGATCTTCGCCCGCGTCACCGCCGACGGCAAACTCGAACTCGTCAATCATCTGGGCATCAGCCTCGGCGAGGATCCCGCGCACATCCTCGACAAGCTCCAGCGTGGGCACTGGGACCCCTCCGATGTCACCCCACCGCCCGAGGACACCTTTGAGACCGACTACGCCGACCACGTGCGCGAGATCGTCGACTCCCCGGCCCGCTACAACGCGAATCCGAAGTTCCTCCACGAGGCCTCCGGGTCGGCGGGCAAGCTCATGGTCTTCGCCGTGCGCACCCGCACGTTTCCCAAGGTCAAGGACACGACCACGTTCTACATCGGCACGAACAGCCCGGCCGAACTCGAGGAGCTGCGCCGGAAGATCCTCACCTCGGATCGGCCGCTGCCGATCTCGGGAGAATACATGGGTAGGCCGTCGTTCGACCTCGCGGAGAAGTACGGCAAGGACACGTTCGTGTCCGTCAAGCATGCGGGCAGCCGCGAGCAGATCAAGCTCTTCGCGCTGAAGAACTGGGCCAATGGGGTGTTCGCGAAGATGCCGTTCTTCGGCGAGACCGTCGCCGACACGATCGCCCAGCGTGCCTTCGGCCTCCTGCCGCAGCAGCTGCCGAAGCGGATGCTCGAGTTCCGCGACCGCTTCGAACATCACCTTCTCCTCGTCGTCGCAGGAGAGGAGAAAGCCGCGACCGAAGAATTCCTCAATTCCTTCTTCGCCGAGGCTGCCCACGAGGGGGACTTCTTCATCTGCACTTCCGATGAGGCGAAGTCTGCGATGCTCCATCGCTTCGGTGCCGCGAGTGCGGCCACCCGGTACTTCAACCTCAATCGCGAGGACTCCTCGGAGATGATCACCTTCGATGTCGCGCTGCGACGGGACGAGGAGGACTGGCTCGAGGTGCTGCCCGATGAGATCGCCGATCAGCTGCACATCAGCTCGTACTACGGTCACTTCTTCTGCCACGTCCTCCACCAGGATCATGTGGCGAAGAAGGGCGTCGATCCGGTGGCGCTGAAGAAGCAGATGATGAAACTCCTCGAGGCCCGGGGCGCGGCCGTGCCTGCCGAACACAACTACGGTCGGCTCTACCACGTGCCGGAGACGATGGAGGCTCACTTCAAGGAGCTCGACCCGTGCAACGTCTTCAACCCCGGCTTCGGCGAGACCTCCCCGCACAAGAACTGGGCGTGA